The Vulpes lagopus strain Blue_001 chromosome 24, ASM1834538v1, whole genome shotgun sequence genome has a window encoding:
- the TMEM37 gene encoding voltage-dependent calcium channel gamma-like subunit, with amino-acid sequence MTAIAVQAQRLLAQRRPQRPFLESFIRALIIVCAALALVLSSVSICDGHWLLAEDRLFGLWHFCTSSNQTGPHCFRDLSQARVPGLVVGMVLARSVGALAVVVAILGLELLMVSQVCEDLHSRRKWAMGSVLLLVSFVLSSGGLLSFVILLWNHVTLIGFTLMFWCEFTASFLFFLNAISGLHINSITHPWGQPRKF; translated from the coding sequence GCCCAGAGGCTCCTGGCCCAGAGGAGGCCCCAGCGGCCCTTCTTGGAATCCTTCATCCGGGCCCTCATCATTGTGTGTGCTGCTCTGGCCTTGGTCCTCTCCTCCGTCTCCATCTGCGATGGCCACTGGCTGCTGGCTGAAGACCGCCTCTTTGGGCTCTGGCACTTCTGCACGTCTTCCAACCAGACGGGGCCACACTGCTTCAGAGACCTGAGTCAAGCCCGTGTGCCTGGGCTGGTGGTGGGCATGGTCCTGGCCCGCAGCGTGGGCGCCTTGGCCGTGGTGGTCGCCATTTTGGGCCTAGAGCTCCTCATGGTGTCCCAGGTGTGTGAGGACCTCCACTCGCGGCGCAAGTGGGCCATGGGCTCCGTCCTCCTCCTCGTCTCTTTCGTCCTCTCCTCTGGAGGGCTCCTGAGTTTTGTGATCCTCCTCTGGAACCACGTTACGCTCATTGGCTTCACCCTGATGTTCTGGTGCGAGTTCACggcctccttcctcttctttctgaaTGCCATCAGTGGCCTTCACATCAACAGCATCACCCATCCCTGGGGCCAACCAAGGAAATTTTAG